One Lacunisphaera limnophila DNA window includes the following coding sequences:
- a CDS encoding pectinesterase family protein produces the protein MNVVITWWRAASGRASNVPHASGGRVPPLILVLALLAHACALHAAPVADVIVAADGSGQYTSLQEAISAAPMRTDPATPRWVIFVKAGTYRERIYVQRERGHIHVIGEDREKSVIVYNQHANLPGPDGKPIGTFRTPTVQIDGDGMIWENLTLANDAGRPGPRPEGPPVAQALALRADGDRLEFRGVRFLGWQDTILVNRGRHYFSDCYIEGHVDFIFGAATAYFDRCHIHVLADGYITAASTPKEQDHGYVFADCRITGEADARTYLGRPWREFAKTLFLRTEMSSAVRPEGWHNWNKPAAEQTTFYAESGSTGPGASPDTRVAWARPLTAEHAAALTPAAVLGGTDGWNPAR, from the coding sequence ATGAATGTGGTGATCACTTGGTGGCGCGCGGCCTCCGGACGCGCTTCGAACGTCCCTCACGCGTCCGGAGGCCGCGTTCCACCCCTGATCCTGGTGCTGGCGTTGCTCGCCCATGCCTGCGCCCTGCACGCCGCCCCCGTGGCGGATGTCATCGTCGCCGCCGACGGCTCCGGGCAGTACACCTCGTTGCAGGAGGCCATCAGCGCCGCGCCGATGCGCACCGACCCCGCCACGCCGCGCTGGGTGATTTTCGTGAAGGCCGGCACCTACCGCGAACGCATCTACGTCCAGCGCGAGCGCGGCCACATCCACGTCATCGGCGAGGACCGCGAGAAGAGTGTGATCGTGTATAACCAACACGCCAATCTCCCCGGCCCCGACGGCAAACCCATCGGCACCTTCCGCACCCCCACGGTGCAGATCGACGGCGACGGCATGATCTGGGAGAATCTCACCCTGGCCAACGACGCCGGCCGGCCCGGCCCCCGTCCCGAGGGTCCGCCGGTGGCCCAGGCCCTTGCGCTGCGCGCCGACGGCGACCGCCTGGAGTTCCGCGGCGTGCGGTTTCTCGGCTGGCAGGACACCATTCTCGTGAACCGGGGCCGCCATTATTTCTCCGACTGCTACATCGAAGGGCACGTGGATTTCATCTTCGGCGCGGCCACGGCCTATTTCGACCGCTGTCACATCCACGTTCTGGCCGACGGTTACATCACTGCCGCCTCGACCCCCAAGGAACAGGACCACGGCTACGTGTTCGCCGATTGCCGGATCACCGGCGAGGCGGATGCCCGGACCTACCTCGGCCGCCCGTGGCGCGAGTTCGCCAAGACCCTTTTCCTTCGCACCGAGATGTCCTCCGCCGTGCGCCCCGAGGGTTGGCACAACTGGAACAAGCCCGCGGCCGAACAGACGACCTTTTACGCCGAGTCCGGCAGCACCGGTCCAGGAGCCAGCCCCGACACCCGCGTGGCCTGGGCCCGGCCGCTCACCGCGGAGCATGCCGCCGCGCTCACCCCGGCCGCCGTGCTCGGCGGCACCGATGGCTGGAACCCGGCCCGTTGA
- the pelA gene encoding pectate lyase gives MRRHLLLLAALAPVLLPGAVRWNDSLRQPAEWYAGEEARAIASTVLQYQSPEGGWTKNTDLTVPPTAEYLAQKPSARAPTIDNGGTTTPLRYLARVITATGDPTLRAAFERGFDYLLAAQYDHGGWPQFYPVLKGYYSHITYNDNAMVNVLTLLRETAQAQAPFAFVDEARRARAATAVTKGITCILRTQVRQDGRLTAWCAQHDETTFAPAWARNFEPPSLSGMESVGLVKFLMEVEAPSPEIIAAIEGAVAWFETVRINGLRVEDTMAADGKKERLAVADPAASPLWARFYELGTNRPLFLGRDRVFRYDYNEIERERRTGYVYLGTWPASLLTKDYPRWRAKHPRP, from the coding sequence ATGCGCCGCCACCTCCTGCTGCTCGCCGCGCTGGCGCCGGTTCTCCTCCCCGGCGCCGTGCGGTGGAATGACAGCCTGAGGCAGCCGGCGGAGTGGTATGCCGGCGAGGAGGCGCGCGCGATCGCGTCCACCGTGTTGCAGTACCAGTCACCCGAGGGCGGCTGGACGAAGAACACCGACCTGACCGTGCCGCCCACCGCGGAGTATCTGGCCCAGAAGCCCTCCGCTCGGGCCCCCACGATCGACAACGGCGGCACGACCACCCCGCTGCGGTACCTCGCGCGGGTGATCACAGCCACCGGCGATCCGACGCTGCGCGCGGCCTTCGAGCGCGGCTTCGACTATCTGCTCGCCGCCCAGTACGATCATGGCGGCTGGCCGCAGTTTTACCCCGTGCTCAAGGGTTACTACAGCCACATCACCTACAACGACAACGCCATGGTCAACGTGCTAACGCTGCTGCGGGAAACGGCGCAGGCTCAGGCACCGTTCGCGTTTGTCGATGAGGCGCGCCGCGCTCGCGCCGCCACCGCCGTGACCAAGGGCATCACCTGTATCCTGCGCACCCAGGTCCGGCAGGACGGTCGGCTCACCGCCTGGTGTGCCCAGCACGACGAGACCACCTTCGCCCCGGCCTGGGCCCGCAACTTCGAGCCACCCTCCCTCTCCGGCATGGAAAGCGTCGGCCTCGTCAAATTTCTGATGGAGGTGGAAGCGCCGTCGCCGGAGATCATCGCCGCGATCGAGGGCGCCGTGGCCTGGTTTGAGACGGTGCGGATCAATGGCCTGCGGGTCGAGGATACCATGGCCGCAGACGGGAAGAAGGAGCGCCTCGCCGTCGCCGATCCCGCCGCGTCGCCGCTCTGGGCCCGCTTCTACGAGCTGGGGACCAACCGGCCCCTCTTCTTGGGTCGCGATCGGGTGTTCCGCTATGACTACAACGAGATCGAGCGCGAGCGCCGCACCGGTTATGTTTACCTCGGCACCTGGCCGGCCAGCCTGCTGACGAAGGACTACCCCCGCTGGCGCGCCAAACACCCCCGGCCATGA
- a CDS encoding MFS transporter, whose protein sequence is MSKLNDINEQVGKYRWTICSLVFFATTVNYLDRNVLGLLKPVLSADGVFGPDKATQELNYSTVVICFQLAYAIGMVLAGRLIDWVGTKAGYAYSLIGWSIAAIGHAFGHHTWSFGFWRAALGFTESGNFPAANKTIAEWFPKKERALATGLYNSGANVGAIVAPLSVPYIAEWWGWEWAFILTGVVGLIWIYFWYTMYDSPAAKLAKGQLSQGEYDFIHSDKDEQAEEASAVNQPKVSWGRLLTFRQTWAFVLGKFLTDPIWWFYMFWLPAFLNEENGRKIAAYLAAHPDYTGDKSAIPGIISWTLAVAVVYTIATFGSIFGGWLPKYFVNGGMDPNKARKLSMFIFSLFPLTVLAASRLGEINTWLAVGTIAIACAAHQAWSANIFTTVSDMFPKRTVASVTGIGGMAGGLGGILIARAAGLLLAHYIALDKVEVGYGILFVICGSAYIVAWVLMHLLVPKFKQIQL, encoded by the coding sequence ATGAGCAAACTTAACGACATCAACGAACAGGTTGGCAAATACCGGTGGACGATCTGCTCCCTGGTCTTCTTCGCGACGACCGTCAATTACCTCGACCGCAACGTGCTCGGCCTGCTGAAGCCGGTCCTGTCGGCCGACGGGGTCTTTGGCCCGGACAAGGCGACCCAGGAGCTCAACTACTCCACCGTCGTCATCTGCTTCCAGCTGGCCTACGCCATCGGCATGGTCCTGGCCGGCCGCCTGATCGACTGGGTCGGCACCAAGGCCGGTTACGCCTACTCGCTCATCGGCTGGAGCATCGCGGCGATCGGCCACGCCTTCGGGCACCACACCTGGAGCTTCGGCTTCTGGCGCGCGGCCCTGGGGTTCACGGAATCCGGCAACTTCCCCGCCGCCAACAAGACGATCGCCGAGTGGTTCCCGAAGAAGGAACGCGCCCTCGCCACCGGCCTCTACAATTCCGGCGCCAACGTCGGCGCCATCGTGGCGCCGCTCAGCGTGCCTTACATCGCCGAGTGGTGGGGCTGGGAATGGGCCTTCATCCTGACGGGTGTTGTCGGCCTCATCTGGATCTATTTCTGGTACACGATGTATGATTCGCCCGCGGCCAAGCTGGCGAAGGGCCAGCTCTCGCAGGGCGAGTATGATTTCATCCACAGCGACAAGGACGAGCAGGCCGAGGAGGCCTCCGCCGTCAACCAGCCCAAGGTGAGCTGGGGCCGCCTGCTGACCTTCCGTCAAACCTGGGCCTTTGTGCTGGGCAAGTTCCTCACCGACCCGATCTGGTGGTTCTACATGTTCTGGCTGCCGGCGTTCCTGAACGAGGAGAACGGCCGCAAAATCGCCGCCTACCTCGCCGCCCACCCGGACTACACGGGCGACAAGTCCGCCATCCCCGGGATCATCAGCTGGACGCTGGCCGTCGCCGTCGTCTACACCATCGCCACCTTCGGCTCGATCTTCGGCGGCTGGCTGCCGAAGTACTTCGTCAACGGCGGCATGGATCCGAACAAGGCGCGCAAGCTCTCGATGTTCATCTTTTCGCTCTTCCCGCTCACGGTGCTCGCCGCCTCCCGGTTGGGCGAGATCAACACCTGGCTCGCGGTCGGCACCATCGCCATCGCCTGCGCCGCGCACCAGGCGTGGTCGGCCAACATCTTCACCACGGTCTCGGATATGTTCCCGAAGCGCACCGTGGCCTCCGTGACGGGCATCGGCGGCATGGCCGGCGGCCTTGGCGGCATCCTGATCGCCCGCGCGGCCGGCCTGCTGTTGGCCCACTACATCGCCCTCGACAAAGTCGAGGTCGGCTACGGCATCCTTTTTGTCATCTGCGGCTCCGCCTACATCGTGGCGTGGGTGCTCATGCACCTGCTCGTGCCGAAGTTTAAGCAGATCCAGCTCTGA
- a CDS encoding glycoside hydrolase family 88/105 protein: MRSRLTLLLALLLPVALPAAPDRAGVLTVMERAADWQLANPSEKWTPLIWHNAAFYTGVMALNKVSTSPRFHDAMMALGEKHGWQLAPRPYHADDHAVGQTYAELFFKHREPRMIAPMRASFDYILAHQPDDNLEFDREKNPTRLDRWSWCDALFMAPPAWVRLWKATGDVRYLDFAVTKWWVTSDFLYDRDEQLYFRDSTIFAKREPNGKKVFWSRGNGWVMAGLVRMLELLPADHPSRPKFVAQFQEMAAAVLRCQQPDGLWRASLLDASAYPMQETSGSGFFCYALAWGVNEGLLPREPYAAAALKTWAALETFVQPDGMLTHVQPVGFTPVTFDANHTEPYGVGALLLAGSEIHRLLTP, translated from the coding sequence ATGCGCTCCCGCCTGACCCTGCTCCTTGCCTTGCTCCTGCCGGTCGCCTTGCCGGCCGCGCCCGACCGCGCGGGTGTCCTGACGGTGATGGAGCGCGCCGCCGACTGGCAACTGGCGAACCCCTCCGAAAAGTGGACGCCGTTGATCTGGCACAACGCCGCCTTCTACACCGGCGTCATGGCCCTGAACAAGGTCTCGACCAGCCCACGCTTTCATGACGCGATGATGGCCCTCGGCGAGAAGCACGGCTGGCAGCTCGCCCCGCGGCCCTATCACGCTGACGACCATGCGGTGGGCCAGACCTACGCGGAACTCTTTTTCAAGCATCGCGAGCCGCGCATGATCGCGCCAATGCGCGCCAGCTTCGATTACATCCTCGCGCACCAGCCGGACGACAACCTCGAGTTCGACCGCGAAAAGAACCCCACGCGTCTGGACCGCTGGTCCTGGTGTGACGCGCTGTTCATGGCGCCCCCCGCGTGGGTGCGGCTGTGGAAGGCCACGGGGGACGTCCGTTATCTCGACTTCGCCGTCACGAAGTGGTGGGTCACCTCGGACTTTCTCTATGACCGCGACGAACAGCTCTATTTCCGCGACAGCACCATCTTCGCGAAGCGCGAGCCCAACGGCAAAAAGGTCTTCTGGAGCCGCGGCAACGGCTGGGTGATGGCCGGACTCGTGCGCATGTTGGAGCTGCTGCCCGCCGACCATCCCTCGCGGCCGAAGTTTGTCGCCCAATTTCAGGAGATGGCCGCCGCCGTGCTCCGCTGCCAGCAACCCGACGGCCTCTGGCGGGCCAGCCTGCTCGACGCCTCCGCCTACCCGATGCAAGAGACCAGCGGCTCGGGCTTCTTCTGCTACGCCCTCGCGTGGGGCGTGAACGAGGGTTTGCTGCCCCGCGAACCCTACGCGGCCGCCGCGCTCAAGACCTGGGCGGCGCTCGAAACCTTCGTGCAGCCTGACGGCATGCTGACCCACGTGCAGCCCGTGGGTTTCACCCCCGTGACCTTTGACGCCAACCACACCGAGCCCTACGGCGTGGGCGCCCTTCTGCTCGCCGGCAGCGAAATCCACCGGCTGCTCACCCCCTGA
- a CDS encoding glycoside hydrolase family 88 protein produces MKILLRLLVPVAAFAAALPAADLPRQFAGATPLEWSVKLADSEIARLGDKHFFGGSNPKARIDYTTAFFGTALVKLADRTGKNAYADYGLKFGTSFVAADGTIHTYKREDYNIDMIPPGKVLLLAWERGDRSPALKSALDTLYGQMQKHPRTSDGGYWHKLRYPNQMWLDGLFMASPFLAHYGKVFEDPAAFDEVAKQILLMDKHGYDPKTGLYYHAWDETRSRPWANKETGQSPNFWGRAVGWYAMALVDSLDFFSPTHPEVEHLNEVLRKVADGIVRWQDPATGLWWQVLDQGPREGNYLEATASTMYVYTLAKGINRGYLPREKYLPALLKGYAGIIRDFIRQNPDNTVDLTRCCEVAGLDYTNSKGQPRDGSFAYYVGEPIRDNDLKGVPAFILAGIELEQLLGAKETVFHARGWGDYATVLARIQAPTFPDRDFPITAYGAQAGADCTDAIHAAIAACTTAGGGRVVVPPGEWLTGAIRLKSNVNLHVSAGATLRWTFDLARYPVVFTRWEGVECMNYSPFIYAHGEENIAITGTGTLDGGATWDTWWGWNKKPRAKASAADLASRGPTAFTDVAAAQQQADRNALIEMGETNVPVEQRVFGPGHYLRPNFIQPYACKNILIEGVTILRSPMWEIHPVLSSNITVRGVKINSHGPNNDGFDPESSRDILVEDTLFDTGDDCIAIKSGRNGDGRRVNVPSENIVVRRCIMKDGHGGVVLGSECTGGIRNVFIEDCEMDSPELDRALRFKNNAVRGGILENVFMRNVKIGRVGEAVLTIDLLYEEGANGTFPPIVRNVQLDNITSTASPRVLFIRGFPGAVIDNIRISNSTFSGVTETEVVTHTGSISFKNVSILPAKPVRGLNSVGSPASARATETKQ; encoded by the coding sequence ATGAAAATCCTGCTTCGCCTCCTGGTGCCCGTCGCCGCGTTTGCCGCCGCGCTCCCCGCCGCGGATCTGCCGCGGCAGTTCGCCGGCGCCACGCCGCTCGAGTGGTCCGTCAAATTGGCGGATTCCGAGATCGCCCGTCTGGGCGACAAACACTTCTTCGGCGGGTCCAACCCCAAGGCCCGCATTGATTACACGACGGCCTTCTTCGGCACCGCGCTCGTCAAACTCGCCGACCGCACCGGCAAGAACGCCTACGCCGACTACGGCCTGAAGTTCGGCACCTCCTTCGTGGCCGCCGACGGCACCATCCACACCTACAAGCGGGAGGACTACAACATCGACATGATCCCGCCGGGCAAGGTGCTGCTGCTGGCCTGGGAACGCGGCGACCGCTCGCCCGCGCTCAAGTCGGCCCTCGACACCCTCTACGGGCAGATGCAAAAGCACCCGCGCACGAGCGATGGCGGCTACTGGCACAAGCTGCGTTATCCGAATCAAATGTGGCTCGACGGTCTGTTCATGGCCTCGCCTTTCCTCGCGCACTACGGCAAGGTCTTCGAGGATCCGGCCGCCTTCGACGAGGTCGCGAAGCAGATCCTCCTGATGGACAAACACGGGTACGACCCGAAGACCGGCCTCTACTACCACGCGTGGGATGAGACCCGCTCGCGCCCCTGGGCCAACAAGGAAACCGGGCAGTCGCCCAACTTCTGGGGCCGCGCCGTCGGCTGGTATGCCATGGCGCTCGTCGATTCCCTCGACTTCTTTTCCCCGACCCACCCCGAGGTCGAACACCTCAACGAGGTCCTCCGCAAGGTGGCCGACGGCATCGTTCGCTGGCAGGATCCGGCGACCGGCCTCTGGTGGCAGGTGCTCGACCAGGGTCCGCGCGAGGGCAACTACCTCGAGGCCACCGCCTCCACCATGTACGTCTACACGCTGGCGAAGGGCATCAACCGCGGCTACCTCCCGCGCGAAAAATATCTGCCCGCCCTGCTCAAGGGTTATGCCGGCATCATCCGCGACTTCATCCGGCAGAATCCCGACAACACGGTCGACCTCACCCGCTGCTGCGAGGTGGCCGGGCTCGACTACACGAACTCCAAGGGCCAGCCCCGCGACGGCTCCTTCGCCTACTACGTCGGCGAGCCGATCCGCGACAACGACCTGAAGGGCGTCCCCGCCTTCATTCTCGCCGGCATCGAACTGGAGCAATTGCTCGGCGCCAAGGAAACGGTCTTCCACGCGCGCGGCTGGGGTGACTACGCCACCGTGCTGGCCCGCATCCAGGCCCCGACCTTCCCGGACCGCGATTTCCCGATCACCGCCTATGGCGCCCAGGCCGGCGCCGACTGCACCGACGCCATCCACGCCGCCATCGCCGCCTGCACCACCGCCGGCGGCGGCCGCGTCGTCGTGCCCCCCGGGGAGTGGCTCACCGGCGCCATCCGCCTCAAGAGCAACGTCAACCTGCACGTCAGCGCGGGGGCCACGCTCCGCTGGACCTTCGACCTGGCCCGCTACCCCGTCGTCTTTACCCGCTGGGAGGGCGTGGAGTGCATGAATTACTCCCCGTTCATCTACGCGCATGGCGAGGAGAACATCGCCATCACCGGGACCGGCACGCTGGACGGCGGCGCCACCTGGGACACCTGGTGGGGCTGGAACAAGAAACCGCGCGCGAAGGCCTCTGCCGCCGACTTGGCGAGCCGGGGTCCGACGGCGTTCACCGACGTGGCCGCCGCGCAACAGCAGGCCGACCGCAACGCCCTGATCGAGATGGGCGAGACCAACGTGCCAGTCGAGCAGCGCGTCTTCGGTCCCGGCCATTACCTCCGCCCGAACTTCATCCAGCCCTACGCCTGCAAGAACATCCTGATCGAGGGGGTGACGATCCTGCGTTCGCCCATGTGGGAGATCCATCCGGTCCTGTCGTCGAACATCACCGTCCGCGGCGTGAAGATCAACTCGCACGGCCCGAACAACGACGGCTTCGACCCCGAGTCCTCGCGCGACATCCTCGTCGAGGACACCCTGTTCGACACCGGCGACGACTGCATCGCGATTAAGTCCGGCCGCAACGGGGACGGCCGTCGGGTCAACGTCCCCTCTGAGAACATCGTGGTCCGCCGCTGCATCATGAAGGATGGCCACGGCGGCGTGGTGCTCGGTTCCGAGTGCACGGGTGGCATCCGCAACGTCTTCATCGAGGACTGCGAGATGGACAGTCCCGAGCTCGACCGCGCGCTGCGGTTCAAGAACAACGCCGTTCGCGGCGGCATTCTGGAAAACGTCTTCATGCGCAACGTGAAGATCGGGCGGGTGGGGGAGGCGGTCCTGACCATCGACCTGCTGTACGAGGAAGGCGCCAATGGCACGTTCCCGCCCATCGTTCGCAACGTCCAGCTCGACAACATCACCAGCACGGCCAGCCCGCGCGTGCTGTTCATCCGCGGCTTCCCGGGCGCGGTCATCGACAACATCCGCATCAGCAACTCGACCTTCAGCGGCGTGACTGAGACGGAGGTTGTCACCCACACCGGATCCATCAGCTTCAAGAATGTCAGCATCCTGCCGGCCAAGCCGGTGCGCGGCCTCAACTCCGTCGGCTCGCCCGCCAGCGCGCGCGCCACGGAAACCAAGCAATAA
- a CDS encoding glycoside hydrolase family 88/105 protein, protein MQPNPRFLSPARWTAMFMLACVAFAPLGAEGPYRNRDNPDLGDEAEGTYPIPYHLPQPAEITAVLERIHANLDRAMETRVINAKTRAEITDLTVFNPDAVASQGDRDGFHVMTYATGVTHAGMLAAGEATGDPRYQAFVRRHLEFLGRTIPYFQAQAKQIGAKQSSYRRLFDTNALDDSGAMCAALIKARLAGIGPDLQPAITHWAEYIRFKEFRLADGTLARRRPQPESLWADDAYMCIPALAQMGRLTGDPAWYDEAAKQAVQLARHLFNPQVGLYMHGRHLNQPLTAEFRWGRANGWVIMAQAELLDVLPADHPARPEILATYRRHVQALAELQSGAGLWHQMLDKPDSYLESSCTAMFVYAIAHGINRGWLSPVTYGSVAQAGWLGLAAQVNDQGQVENSCVGTTLASDHVYYYNRPTSAHHGHAYGPVLLAGAEMLKLYQNPAFTISRQFRTYHFVPRLP, encoded by the coding sequence ATGCAGCCGAACCCCCGCTTTCTTTCTCCCGCCCGCTGGACGGCCATGTTCATGCTCGCCTGCGTCGCCTTCGCCCCGCTCGGGGCCGAGGGGCCCTACCGCAACCGCGACAATCCCGACCTCGGCGACGAGGCGGAGGGCACCTATCCGATCCCCTACCACCTGCCCCAGCCGGCCGAAATCACCGCCGTCCTCGAGCGCATCCATGCGAACCTCGACCGGGCGATGGAGACGAGAGTGATCAACGCCAAGACCCGCGCCGAGATCACGGACCTCACGGTTTTCAATCCCGACGCGGTGGCCTCGCAGGGCGACCGCGACGGATTCCATGTGATGACCTACGCCACCGGGGTCACGCACGCCGGCATGCTCGCCGCGGGCGAAGCGACGGGCGACCCGCGCTACCAAGCCTTCGTCCGGCGGCACCTTGAATTCCTCGGTCGCACGATTCCGTATTTCCAGGCGCAGGCGAAGCAGATTGGGGCCAAACAAAGCAGCTACCGCCGGCTCTTCGACACGAACGCGCTGGATGACAGCGGCGCCATGTGCGCGGCCCTGATCAAGGCGCGCCTGGCGGGCATCGGCCCGGACCTGCAGCCGGCGATCACGCATTGGGCTGAGTACATCCGGTTCAAGGAATTCCGCCTCGCCGACGGCACGCTCGCCCGCCGCCGGCCGCAGCCCGAGTCACTCTGGGCGGATGACGCCTACATGTGCATCCCGGCGCTCGCCCAAATGGGCCGGCTCACGGGGGATCCCGCGTGGTACGACGAGGCCGCGAAACAGGCCGTGCAGCTCGCCCGCCACCTGTTCAACCCGCAGGTCGGGCTTTATATGCACGGCCGGCATCTCAACCAGCCCCTCACCGCGGAGTTTCGCTGGGGCCGTGCCAATGGTTGGGTGATCATGGCCCAGGCTGAGTTGCTCGACGTGCTTCCGGCCGACCATCCGGCCCGGCCCGAGATCCTCGCGACCTACCGCCGCCACGTGCAGGCGCTGGCCGAGCTGCAATCCGGCGCCGGTCTCTGGCACCAGATGCTCGACAAGCCGGATTCCTACCTCGAGTCGTCCTGCACCGCGATGTTCGTGTACGCCATCGCCCACGGCATCAATCGCGGCTGGCTCAGCCCCGTCACCTACGGCTCCGTCGCCCAAGCCGGCTGGCTCGGGCTCGCCGCACAGGTCAATGACCAGGGGCAGGTGGAGAACTCCTGCGTCGGCACAACGCTCGCGAGCGATCACGTCTATTATTACAACCGACCGACCTCCGCCCACCACGGCCATGCCTACGGCCCGGTGCTCCTGGCCGGCGCCGAGATGCTGAAGCTGTATCAGAACCCGGCCTTCACGATTTCCCGCCAGTTCCGCACGTATCACTTTGTCCCCCGGTTGCCGTGA
- a CDS encoding alpha/beta hydrolase fold domain-containing protein has product MNPRRFLGLALLLGAYVASAPAADQPKHVVLVGDSTVTDLSGWGLGFRQFAGEGLKVSNAARNGTSSKSYRDEGRWTEALALKGDYYLIQFGHNDQPGKGPARETDPTTTYTENLARFVDEVRAQGAQPVLVTSLVRRTFSKTDPTRLDSAHGPYVEAVKRLAAAKQVPLVDLHARSLAFCEDLGPERTATFNFPDAAGKNDTTHLDARGSAVFARLVAEELRQALPELAPALREDPHAALLSDLTYGTAAGEKLLLDVSVPAGEGPFPVAILVHGGGWSGGDKATADGGAGIGPWFGPLTAAKYTWFSINYRLAPQHRWPACLDDVLTAIRWVKANAAKFNGDPARIALFGHSAGGHLVCLAATVPDDSVRVEAVVGFAPVTNHEQELPRRGGLSPSLQKLLDRPKEITPESLGLLRAISPLNHVRPGLPPFLLIHGDADQTVPIQQSHDFQAALQAHGVECDLMVLPGAAHGLAPWAQGDPGYIDRYLGWLAGHLQPAASAPPVTP; this is encoded by the coding sequence GTGAATCCCCGCCGCTTCCTTGGTCTGGCCCTGCTGCTCGGCGCCTACGTGGCGTCGGCCCCGGCCGCCGACCAGCCGAAGCATGTCGTTTTGGTGGGCGACTCGACGGTCACCGATCTTTCGGGCTGGGGCCTGGGTTTCCGGCAATTCGCCGGCGAGGGGCTGAAGGTCTCCAACGCCGCGCGCAACGGTACCAGCTCGAAGAGCTACCGGGATGAGGGACGATGGACGGAAGCCCTCGCGCTCAAGGGTGACTATTATCTGATCCAGTTCGGGCACAACGACCAGCCGGGCAAAGGCCCGGCCCGTGAGACCGACCCGACGACCACGTACACCGAGAATCTGGCGCGTTTCGTGGACGAAGTGCGGGCCCAAGGTGCGCAGCCGGTCTTGGTCACGTCGCTCGTACGCCGCACCTTTTCGAAAACCGACCCGACCCGGCTCGACTCGGCTCATGGGCCCTACGTCGAAGCCGTGAAACGCCTCGCGGCCGCGAAGCAGGTGCCGCTGGTTGATCTCCACGCGCGCAGCCTGGCGTTCTGTGAAGACCTCGGGCCGGAGCGAACCGCGACGTTCAATTTCCCGGACGCCGCCGGCAAGAATGACACCACCCACCTCGATGCCCGGGGCAGCGCGGTGTTTGCCCGGCTGGTCGCCGAGGAATTGCGCCAGGCGTTGCCGGAACTCGCTCCGGCCCTGCGCGAGGATCCGCACGCGGCGCTCTTGTCCGACCTGACCTACGGCACGGCCGCCGGTGAAAAACTCCTGCTCGACGTCAGCGTGCCGGCGGGGGAGGGGCCTTTCCCGGTCGCCATTCTTGTGCACGGCGGCGGCTGGAGCGGCGGGGACAAGGCCACGGCCGACGGTGGCGCCGGCATCGGGCCGTGGTTCGGCCCGCTCACCGCCGCGAAGTACACGTGGTTCTCGATCAACTACCGCCTCGCGCCGCAGCACCGCTGGCCCGCCTGTCTCGATGACGTGTTGACGGCCATCCGCTGGGTGAAGGCCAACGCCGCGAAATTCAACGGTGATCCCGCGCGCATCGCCCTCTTCGGCCACTCGGCCGGCGGGCATCTGGTCTGCCTTGCGGCGACGGTGCCGGATGACAGCGTGCGCGTGGAGGCCGTGGTAGGCTTCGCGCCCGTGACCAATCACGAGCAGGAGCTGCCCCGACGGGGCGGACTCAGTCCCTCGCTGCAAAAGCTCCTGGATCGTCCGAAGGAGATCACGCCCGAGTCCCTCGGGCTGTTGCGGGCGATCTCACCTCTCAACCACGTGCGTCCCGGTCTGCCGCCGTTCCTGTTGATACACGGCGACGCCGACCAGACCGTCCCGATCCAGCAATCCCACGATTTCCAAGCCGCGCTGCAGGCCCACGGGGTCGAATGTGACCTCATGGTCCTGCCCGGCGCCGCTCATGGCCTGGCCCCTTGGGCGCAGGGGGATCCCGGTTACATCGATCGCTACTTGGGCTGGCTCGCGGGCCACCTGCAACCGGCGGCATCAGCTCCACCCGTCACGCCATGA